In Devosia sp. 1566, a single genomic region encodes these proteins:
- a CDS encoding ABC transporter permease has translation MIRFLLSRILSAIPILLLLSIVTFAIIQAPPGDYGDYIRSMAMNQGGASFEAANAQAEAYRAANGLNDPLHIQYFRWLYGILTRFDFGHSLYFNKPVGAVVAERLPATILLALTCHILASVIGISLGIVAATRQYSWIDTLFGFISFLGMTIPRFLLAIIILYLLVFRMGVQDVGNFFSPRYGGAPWSWDKFVDLIKHVWPVIAIATFGGLAYNMRVMRANLLDVLNAQYVETARAKGLSHGAVVMKHAVPNALHPLVAYQGVVLPYMLTGEIEVAIVFGLATVGPAITGSMAVGDVWVTATFMLVLATTLIIGNIISDMLLALLDPRIRLGGA, from the coding sequence ATGATCCGTTTCCTCTTGTCGCGTATCCTGTCGGCCATCCCGATCCTGCTCCTCTTGAGCATCGTGACTTTCGCCATCATCCAGGCGCCGCCCGGCGACTATGGTGACTATATCCGCTCCATGGCCATGAATCAGGGTGGTGCATCCTTTGAGGCCGCCAATGCCCAGGCCGAAGCGTATCGGGCCGCCAATGGCCTGAACGACCCCCTCCACATCCAATATTTCCGCTGGCTCTACGGCATCCTGACCCGTTTCGATTTCGGCCATTCGCTCTACTTCAACAAGCCCGTGGGCGCGGTTGTCGCCGAGCGCCTGCCCGCCACCATCCTTCTGGCCCTGACCTGCCACATCCTCGCATCGGTGATCGGCATCAGCCTCGGCATCGTGGCCGCGACCCGTCAGTATTCCTGGATCGACACCCTTTTCGGCTTCATCTCGTTTCTCGGCATGACGATCCCGCGTTTCCTGCTGGCGATCATCATTCTCTACCTCCTCGTCTTCCGCATGGGCGTGCAGGATGTCGGCAACTTCTTCTCGCCGCGTTATGGCGGTGCACCCTGGAGCTGGGACAAGTTCGTCGACTTGATCAAGCATGTCTGGCCGGTGATCGCGATCGCGACTTTTGGCGGCCTCGCCTACAATATGCGAGTAATGCGGGCCAATCTCTTGGACGTGCTCAACGCCCAATATGTGGAAACCGCACGCGCCAAGGGCCTCAGCCACGGCGCCGTGGTGATGAAGCATGCAGTCCCCAATGCCCTCCATCCCCTCGTTGCTTATCAGGGCGTGGTGCTGCCCTATATGCTGACCGGCGAGATCGAAGTCGCCATCGTCTTCGGGCTCGCGACCGTGGGCCCCGCCATCACCGGCTCGATGGCCGTGGGCGATGTCTGGGTCACCGCCACCTTCATGCTGGTGCTGGCCACCACGCTGATCATCGGCAACATCATCTCCGACATGCTGCTGGCCCTGCTTGATCCGCGCATCCGGCTGGGAGGCGCCTGA
- a CDS encoding ABC transporter substrate-binding protein: MRTHARALGGAGLLLGVSVLAAQAQTVAPTTPPEPPKFDAQQVPTFVGIKDILEFRALPEYHEPDFVKDFVDAGKLPPVAERLPKEPLVYKTANMPDGVGVYGDVIRHVVGGRPEGWNYSAGQTQGWGGIDIALSECLTRTGPLFQVRAEELEPLPNLAKSWEWSENGHELTMHLIEGAKWSDGDPFDAEDIMFYWNDVLADPQVTPLNGASPETFGVGTTLEKVDDYTVKWTFKAERPTQYLYSMAYGNFCPGPSHILKAEHPAHKDGPTYNEFENAFPPEYLNMPTMGGWVPVEYRADDIIVLRRNPYYWKVDENGNQLPYLDEMQYRLSTWADRDVQAVAGSGDLSNLEQPESFVEALRRSAEETAPARLAFGARTISYSIYPNLSGNGWGEPDARSQAVRELNRNLDFRKAVTYALDRSALGEALVKGPFTSPYPGGLMVPTSYYDKDSTVYYPYSLEDAKALLEKIGLADTDGNGFVNFPADVLGGADVEITMLSTVDYQTDKSLAEGVIAQMERLGLRVISMAQAGNQRDANEPAGKFDWTLRRNESELITVVQNTQDLAPTGPQISTGHRAGPDGTLDLLPFEQEMVDTINAFVGTADPAERIELMKTYQRLYTENVFGIGLTQYPGALIINKRFANVPAGTPILQFNWAEDGLIRERLYVPADRQSDAQLHPDTLPGAPGQGNGPITSN, from the coding sequence ATGAGAACACACGCAAGGGCCCTTGGCGGGGCCGGATTGCTGCTGGGCGTTTCGGTGCTGGCAGCGCAGGCTCAAACTGTTGCACCCACAACGCCGCCCGAGCCACCAAAGTTCGATGCTCAGCAGGTCCCCACCTTTGTCGGCATCAAGGACATTCTCGAATTCCGGGCCTTGCCCGAATACCATGAGCCCGACTTCGTCAAGGACTTCGTAGACGCCGGCAAGCTGCCGCCGGTGGCCGAGCGTCTGCCCAAGGAGCCGCTGGTCTACAAAACCGCCAACATGCCCGATGGTGTAGGGGTCTATGGCGATGTGATCCGCCATGTCGTGGGCGGCCGACCCGAGGGCTGGAACTACAGCGCCGGCCAGACGCAGGGCTGGGGCGGCATTGATATCGCTCTGTCGGAATGCCTCACTCGGACCGGCCCGCTGTTCCAGGTCCGGGCTGAAGAACTCGAGCCCTTGCCGAACCTCGCGAAAAGCTGGGAATGGTCCGAAAACGGACACGAGCTGACCATGCACCTTATCGAAGGGGCGAAATGGTCCGACGGCGACCCCTTCGATGCGGAAGACATCATGTTCTACTGGAACGACGTTTTGGCGGACCCCCAGGTCACCCCGCTCAACGGCGCTTCGCCCGAAACCTTTGGCGTCGGCACCACACTGGAGAAAGTGGACGACTACACGGTCAAATGGACCTTCAAGGCCGAGCGCCCCACGCAATATCTCTACTCCATGGCTTACGGCAATTTCTGCCCCGGCCCGAGCCACATTCTGAAGGCCGAACATCCCGCCCACAAGGACGGCCCCACCTATAACGAGTTCGAAAATGCCTTCCCGCCCGAATATCTCAACATGCCTACGATGGGCGGCTGGGTGCCGGTGGAATATCGCGCGGACGACATCATCGTCCTGCGCCGCAACCCTTACTACTGGAAGGTCGACGAGAACGGCAATCAGCTGCCCTATCTCGATGAGATGCAGTATCGCCTGTCCACCTGGGCCGATCGCGACGTTCAGGCCGTGGCCGGTTCGGGCGACCTTTCCAATCTCGAGCAGCCCGAAAGCTTTGTGGAAGCGCTGCGCCGCTCCGCCGAGGAAACCGCGCCCGCCCGCCTAGCTTTCGGTGCCCGCACCATCTCCTATTCGATTTATCCCAACCTCTCGGGCAATGGCTGGGGCGAACCAGATGCCCGCAGCCAGGCCGTCCGCGAGCTCAATCGCAATCTCGACTTCCGCAAGGCCGTCACCTATGCGCTGGATCGCTCGGCGTTGGGCGAAGCGCTGGTCAAGGGCCCCTTCACCTCGCCTTATCCGGGCGGGCTGATGGTGCCGACCAGCTATTACGACAAGGACTCCACAGTCTACTATCCGTACTCGCTGGAAGACGCCAAGGCGCTGCTGGAAAAGATTGGGCTCGCCGACACCGACGGCAATGGCTTTGTCAACTTCCCCGCCGATGTGCTGGGCGGTGCCGATGTCGAGATCACCATGCTCTCGACGGTCGACTACCAGACCGACAAGAGCCTAGCCGAAGGCGTCATCGCCCAGATGGAACGGCTGGGACTCCGCGTCATCTCGATGGCGCAGGCCGGCAATCAGCGCGACGCCAATGAACCAGCCGGCAAGTTCGACTGGACCCTGCGCCGCAACGAGTCCGAGCTGATCACGGTGGTGCAGAACACCCAGGATCTGGCGCCGACGGGCCCCCAGATCAGCACCGGTCACCGCGCCGGGCCCGACGGAACGCTCGACCTCCTGCCGTTCGAACAGGAGATGGTCGACACCATCAACGCCTTTGTCGGGACGGCCGATCCGGCCGAGCGCATCGAGCTGATGAAGACCTATCAGCGCCTTTACACCGAGAACGTGTTTGGCATTGGCCTGACCCAGTATCCGGGTGCGCTGATCATCAACAAGCGCTTCGCCAATGTGCCGGCGGGCACCCCCATCCTCCAGTTCAACTGGGCCGAGGACGGGCTGATCCGCGAGCGTCTCTATGTGCCGGCAGACCGGCAGTCGGACGCCCAGCTGCATCCCGACACGCTTCCGGGTGCACCTGGCCAGGGCAATGGCCCCATCACCAGCAACTAA
- a CDS encoding ABC transporter permease: MERELVAQSIPLPAQPGTAAPTPATEAVADGGAIPQRYAKSESYRSLVWRRFRRSVMGMIGLVLVVLLLLVAVFADFFAPLDPKQANIGFAPPDTLSFMRADGSFSLLPVVYQLSEGEELDPITFQPIIGPDYDNPIELGFFVKGYPYHLLWVIPADIHFFGATDPTRTVHLLGTDKFGRDILSRGIVGSRISLTIALVVTALTTVIGTLVGITSGYLGGRFDSWTQKFVEFVLAFPQLPLYLALTSLIPITAPSNVFIAFVIGVMAVLGWAQLSREVRSKTLSLARIDYVRAAIAVGAGDGRIITRHILPNVLSHVIVAVTLSVPTVVLLESFLGFLGFAVKPPLISWGLMLQDTGSFSVIGSYPWILSPVIFVLITVFAFNALGDGLRDAVDPY, translated from the coding sequence ATGGAACGCGAACTCGTGGCCCAATCCATCCCCCTGCCCGCCCAGCCCGGCACCGCTGCGCCAACCCCCGCCACCGAAGCTGTGGCCGACGGCGGCGCGATTCCCCAGCGTTACGCCAAGAGTGAGAGCTATCGCAGCCTCGTATGGCGGCGCTTCCGCCGTTCGGTCATGGGCATGATCGGGCTCGTCCTCGTCGTACTGCTGCTGCTGGTGGCGGTGTTTGCCGATTTCTTTGCGCCGCTCGATCCAAAGCAGGCCAATATCGGTTTCGCCCCGCCCGATACGCTCAGCTTCATGCGTGCCGATGGCAGCTTCTCGCTGCTACCGGTCGTTTATCAGCTGAGCGAAGGCGAAGAGCTCGACCCCATCACCTTCCAGCCCATCATCGGGCCCGACTACGACAATCCCATCGAGCTCGGCTTTTTCGTCAAGGGCTATCCCTACCATCTGCTTTGGGTCATCCCCGCCGATATCCACTTCTTTGGCGCCACCGATCCAACGCGGACCGTCCACCTGCTCGGCACCGACAAGTTCGGCCGCGACATCCTCTCGCGCGGCATTGTCGGCTCGCGCATTTCGCTCACCATCGCTCTTGTCGTCACTGCCCTGACGACGGTGATCGGCACGCTGGTCGGCATCACCTCGGGCTATCTTGGCGGGCGGTTTGATAGCTGGACGCAAAAGTTCGTCGAGTTCGTCCTCGCCTTCCCCCAGCTGCCACTCTACCTCGCGCTCACCTCGCTCATCCCCATTACCGCCCCGTCCAATGTGTTCATCGCCTTCGTCATCGGCGTCATGGCCGTGCTGGGTTGGGCGCAACTGAGCCGCGAAGTGCGCTCCAAGACGCTCTCCCTCGCGCGGATTGATTATGTGCGGGCCGCCATCGCGGTCGGCGCCGGCGACGGGCGGATCATCACCCGCCATATCCTGCCCAACGTGCTCAGCCACGTCATCGTCGCCGTGACCCTTTCGGTGCCGACCGTGGTGCTGCTCGAAAGCTTCCTTGGCTTCCTCGGCTTTGCGGTCAAGCCGCCCCTGATCTCCTGGGGCCTCATGCTGCAGGACACCGGCTCATTTTCGGTCATCGGCTCCTATCCATGGATCCTGTCGCCCGTGATCTTCGTGCTGATCACCGTTTTTGCCTTCAACGCGCTGGGCGATGGCCTGCGCGATGCCGTCGACCCCTATTGA